A stretch of DNA from Hydrogenophaga sp. SL48:
CACGACGTGACGGCGCTGATCGCCGTGATCTCTGCCGACAACCTGAGCGCGGGCGTGGCCTCGGCCGCGTTCATTGCCTACCTTTCCAGCCTCACGAACGTCACCTACTCGGCCACGCAGTACGCACTGTTCAGTTCCATGATGCTGCTTGCACCCAAGTGGCTGGCGGGGTACTCGGGCGCGTTTGTCGATGCCCATGACTACCCGACCTTCTTCACCGCGACAGCCTTTCTCGGTGTGCCGGTGTTGCTCCTGATCTGGTTGGCCACCCGGCTCATTCCTGTGCCGGAACGTCCAGCAGGGTCTTGAGCGCGGCCTTCTGCACCTTGCCCAGCGCGGTCTTGGGCAGGGCGTCCACCCGCAGCCAGCGCCGGGGCCACTTGTAGCGCGCCAGCCGGCCGTCGAGGAAGTGCTGAAAGGGCGCGGCCCAGTCGCCGCCCACCGATGCATCGGGCCGCAGCACCAGCACGGCGACCGCCACCTCGCCCCAGCGCGCATCGGCCTGCCCGACCACGCTGCACTCGATCACGGAAGGGTGTTGCAGCAGCAGGTTCTCGATCTCGGCCGGGTAGATGTTTTCGCCGCCGGAAATGATCATGTCCTTGGCGCGGCCGACCACCGTGTAGCTGCCGTCGGTGGCCTGCTGCGCGAGGTCGCCGCTGTGGAAGAAGCCGTTGGTGTCACAGGCCGCTCGGTCGGGCCAGTAGCGCCGCACGACGTTGGGCGCGCGCAGGCAGAGCTCGCCAACCTCGCCGGGCGCCACCACTTCACCCAATGCGCTGCGCAGCGTCACTTCCACACCCGGTGCAGGCCAGCCACACGAGCCGGCGTGCGACACCGCGCGTTCCGGCGGCAGCGCGATGGAGAACGGTCCGGTCTCGGTGCTGCCGTACACGTTGCACACCGGCACACCGCGCGAATGAAATGCGGCCAGGGGAGCGGGCGGCAGCACGCTGGAGCCCGCCCACACGGCGCGCAGGCAGGTCAGATCGGTGGCCGCCCACAACGCATGTTCGGTCAGTGCCTTCAATGTGGCCGGCACCTGCAGCGTGAGGGTGGGGCGATCGGTGGTGATGGCCCGCAGCGTGGCGCTGGCGTCGAAGCGGCTGTGCAGCAGCACGTGCGCGCCCACCGAGAGCGCGGGCAGGGTCTGGATGCACAGACCGCCCACGTGGAACAGCGGCAGCACGGTGAGCACCGTGTCGCTGGCGGTCAGGCCCTGCACCTGCGCCGCCATCGCCATGTTGGCCAGCAGGTTGCCCTGCGTGTGCACGGCGGCCTTGGGCGCACCGGTGGTGCCCGAGGTGTAGACCAGCATCACGGGGAGGTCCGTTGCCTCGGTCACTGGCGCGGGGAGGGCGGTGAAGGCTGCCTGCGTGTTCAGCTCGCGCAGCGCGACGCAGACCGGGCCACCCGGTACGGCGCACAGGGCGGTGGCAGCGTCGGCAAACGTCGCGTCGTGCACCAGGCAGCGCGGCGCGCAGTCGGCCAGCACCGCCGCCCACTCGGCCGGTGCGAGGCGGTGGTTGAGCGGCACGAGCATGGCACCCAACCGCGCGAGCGCGAACAGCAGTGCGATCTGGGTCGGGTGGTTGAGGCCCAGCCAGGCGACGCGGTCGCCCGGCTGAACGCCCCAGCGGGTGGCGAGGTCCTGCGCCAGCGCGTCGGCCTGTTGCATCAGATCCGAATAGCTCAGGGTGGGCATCGCCGCTTGTCCGGGCTCACGGCCACTGAGCGCCGGTGCATCGGGTCGGGCCGTCGCCAGGCCGCGCAGGAGGGCGGTCAGCGAAGGGGCGGGCAGCGGCGGCGGGGCGGTTGGGGTGAACATTCACGCAACTTTACGCGAGCGATCCACGCGCTTCACGCGCGTGCGTGACGATGGGCTTGGCGTCACCCGTTCAACGATCCGCCGCCGGGCCGCCCCAAGGCGGATCAGCCCCCGGACCCGGGTTGCACCGGGGCCCTCCCCATTGCATGGGCAACGCCCCTGCGGTGGAGTGTGGGGGCCACCTACCTCGCTACACTGAAAGCCATGAACGCTCCCAGCCCCACCCGCCTCCTGATGATCGAAGACGACGCGCGTCTGGCGCAGATGGTCACCGAGTACCTGGCCCAGTCCGGCTACGCGGTCATCCACGCGAGCGACGGTGAAAAAGGCCTGGAGCAGCTGCCGCTGCTGCAGCCCGAACTCGTGATCCTGGACCTGATGATGCCGGGCATTGATGGGCTCGAAGTCTGCCGCCGCATCCGCGCGCTGCCCAACGACAGCGCGCGCGTGCCGGTGCTGATGCTCACCGCCAAGGGTGATCCGATGGACCGCATCATCGGTCTCGAACTGGGCGCCGACGACTACCTGCCCAAACCCTTCGAGCCGCGCGAGCTGCTGGCGCGCATCCGCGCGGTGCTGCGCCGCCGGGGCGAGCCCACGGGCACCGCGACCGCCACGCGCAGCACGCCGGTCTTGCGCTTCGGTTCGCTGGAGATCGACCGAGACGCCCGCACGGTGCAGGTGGGCAGCGGTGTGTGCGACCTGACCTCCTACCAGTTTGATCTGCTGGTGGCGATGGCCGAGCGCGCCGGGCGCGTGCTCACGCGCGACCAGATCATGGAGGCCGTGCGCGGGCGCGAGCTGGAGGCGTTTGACCGCAGCATCGACGTGCACATTGGCCGCATCCGCAACGCCATCGAAGCCGACAGCAAGGAGCCCAAGCGCATCCTGACGGTGCGGGGCGTGGGTTACGTGTTCGCGAAACAACAGGACTGATGGTGACCCCCCTGCGCCGCTTCGCTCGCCTTGCAGGCCGCAGCATGGGACAGAGCCCATGCTTCTTCGGGCTGTCCGAGCCTGCGCAGGCAGGCTCAGAGCCGCGGCCCTCAGCCCCCCGGGGGGACAACGCCTGCAGCCCGGCGAAGCCGGTTCTGCGGCGTTCTGGGGTGGGGGGCACTTCTCTGGCGCCACATGGTGGGTGCACGCATCTGCATCTGCGTCGCTGGTTCGGCTTTGGAGCGCGACCATGAAAGGTCTGTGGGGTCAGCGCCTGTACCTGCGCATCTGGCTGGCGGTGGTGGCGGCGGTGGCGGTGCTGGCG
This window harbors:
- a CDS encoding class I adenylate-forming enzyme family protein; the encoded protein is MFTPTAPPPLPAPSLTALLRGLATARPDAPALSGREPGQAAMPTLSYSDLMQQADALAQDLATRWGVQPGDRVAWLGLNHPTQIALLFALARLGAMLVPLNHRLAPAEWAAVLADCAPRCLVHDATFADAATALCAVPGGPVCVALRELNTQAAFTALPAPVTEATDLPVMLVYTSGTTGAPKAAVHTQGNLLANMAMAAQVQGLTASDTVLTVLPLFHVGGLCIQTLPALSVGAHVLLHSRFDASATLRAITTDRPTLTLQVPATLKALTEHALWAATDLTCLRAVWAGSSVLPPAPLAAFHSRGVPVCNVYGSTETGPFSIALPPERAVSHAGSCGWPAPGVEVTLRSALGEVVAPGEVGELCLRAPNVVRRYWPDRAACDTNGFFHSGDLAQQATDGSYTVVGRAKDMIISGGENIYPAEIENLLLQHPSVIECSVVGQADARWGEVAVAVLVLRPDASVGGDWAAPFQHFLDGRLARYKWPRRWLRVDALPKTALGKVQKAALKTLLDVPAQE
- a CDS encoding response regulator, encoding MNAPSPTRLLMIEDDARLAQMVTEYLAQSGYAVIHASDGEKGLEQLPLLQPELVILDLMMPGIDGLEVCRRIRALPNDSARVPVLMLTAKGDPMDRIIGLELGADDYLPKPFEPRELLARIRAVLRRRGEPTGTATATRSTPVLRFGSLEIDRDARTVQVGSGVCDLTSYQFDLLVAMAERAGRVLTRDQIMEAVRGRELEAFDRSIDVHIGRIRNAIEADSKEPKRILTVRGVGYVFAKQQD